One genomic region from Thermoleptolyngbya sichuanensis A183 encodes:
- a CDS encoding choice-of-anchor Q domain-containing protein: MSTIITVTTTADSGAGSLRAAIAQATNGATIRFAASLQGKTITLTSGQLTLNRSITIDGSTAPGITLSGNRSSRILQVGDNAKVTLRELTLRHGRVTGNTEQSGGGGAILTGNSSELTVIRCRFQENAAGFGGAIYTGFRGRTLVQGSTFIANDGTLAQNERGGGAIGTKSGGVLTVRNSRFLRNRGINGGAINSLLGELTVENSIFRGNDSTPGASQRGVSGYGGAIYTDGANASGPNSSYGPIGGQITLRNSRFENNRGAAQGGGLFLFAYPPDKVLIENCAIVGNTVIRGADGEALGGGLRHGNAELTLRNSTLANNTAQGQGGGLWIGESSPTTIVNTTFSGNRADDGNGGGLGGAITFGNRTTSAATLTNVTVAYNHAGFQGGAFWMGDQSITLKNSIVAFNTASNPWKTRVQTRRPLIDGGGNIEFPGLQSKDDPRVVANSRIIDPKLDPLQANGGLGQTHALLAGSPAINTGTGAGAPPIDQRGLSRDAQPDVGAVEFGRGLRWEGSAGDDWLVGSTGGDTLLGSGGNDLLWGGAGSDTLTGGAGADTFVYVGATLKSALAHSRLSSLDRITDFNPAQGDRLLIEVNGESVLPKGLFHAGTVQGSTLRGAIAAAYADKNQQQAGKQVLAIGEAVLFSWGSRTLLSINAEGAGFSAAQDGVIDVTGIALSPRQQRAGVLPVQTVFT, encoded by the coding sequence ATGTCTACAATCATCACGGTGACAACGACCGCTGACAGCGGTGCAGGATCTTTGCGGGCGGCGATCGCCCAAGCCACCAACGGAGCCACCATCCGCTTTGCCGCCAGCCTCCAGGGAAAGACCATCACCCTGACCAGTGGCCAACTCACCCTCAACCGCTCAATTACGATAGACGGCTCGACCGCCCCCGGCATCACCCTCAGCGGCAACCGCAGCAGCCGCATTCTGCAAGTTGGGGACAATGCCAAAGTGACCCTACGGGAGCTGACCCTGAGACACGGGCGGGTCACGGGCAACACCGAACAGTCGGGCGGCGGCGGCGCAATCTTGACCGGAAACAGCAGCGAGCTGACGGTGATCCGGTGCCGTTTCCAGGAAAACGCGGCTGGGTTTGGTGGGGCAATCTACACCGGATTTCGCGGGCGGACGCTCGTGCAGGGCAGCACGTTCATCGCCAATGACGGCACGCTTGCCCAAAACGAACGAGGCGGAGGAGCGATCGGCACCAAGAGCGGCGGCGTGCTGACCGTCCGCAATAGCCGATTCCTCCGCAATCGCGGCATCAACGGCGGCGCAATCAATAGCCTGCTGGGTGAGCTAACGGTTGAGAATTCGATCTTTCGTGGCAACGACTCCACGCCAGGCGCGTCTCAACGGGGGGTGAGCGGCTACGGCGGCGCAATCTACACCGACGGAGCCAATGCATCGGGCCCCAACAGCAGCTATGGCCCCATTGGCGGCCAAATCACCCTCCGCAACAGCCGCTTTGAAAACAATCGCGGTGCGGCCCAGGGCGGCGGGCTGTTTCTCTTTGCCTATCCGCCCGACAAGGTGCTGATTGAAAACTGTGCGATCGTCGGCAATACTGTGATTCGCGGCGCTGACGGTGAGGCGCTGGGCGGCGGGCTGCGCCACGGCAATGCCGAACTGACCCTGCGGAACAGCACGCTGGCCAACAACACGGCTCAGGGGCAGGGCGGCGGATTGTGGATTGGCGAATCGTCGCCGACTACTATCGTGAACACAACGTTTTCGGGCAACCGGGCCGACGATGGCAACGGCGGCGGGCTGGGCGGCGCAATCACCTTTGGCAACCGTACCACGTCTGCTGCAACGCTGACCAATGTCACCGTTGCCTACAATCACGCCGGATTCCAGGGCGGCGCGTTTTGGATGGGCGACCAGTCAATTACGCTCAAAAACTCCATCGTTGCGTTCAATACTGCTAGCAATCCCTGGAAGACTCGCGTTCAAACGCGCAGACCGCTCATTGACGGTGGCGGCAATATCGAATTTCCAGGGCTGCAAAGTAAAGATGATCCGCGCGTTGTGGCTAACTCTCGCATCATCGACCCCAAGCTCGATCCACTCCAGGCAAACGGCGGATTGGGGCAGACCCATGCGCTGCTAGCCGGCAGCCCCGCCATCAACACAGGAACGGGCGCAGGCGCACCTCCGATAGACCAGCGGGGGCTGAGCCGGGATGCTCAGCCTGATGTCGGCGCGGTCGAGTTTGGGCGGGGGCTGCGGTGGGAAGGCAGCGCCGGGGATGACTGGCTGGTGGGCAGCACGGGTGGCGACACGCTGTTGGGCAGTGGCGGCAACGATCTGCTGTGGGGCGGCGCAGGCAGCGACACGCTGACGGGCGGCGCGGGGGCGGATACGTTTGTCTACGTTGGCGCAACGCTGAAATCGGCTCTGGCTCACTCGCGGCTGTCGAGCCTGGATCGCATCACGGATTTCAACCCTGCTCAGGGCGATCGCCTCCTGATCGAAGTCAACGGCGAATCAGTGTTGCCCAAGGGTTTGTTCCATGCGGGAACCGTGCAGGGCAGCACCCTGAGGGGGGCGATCGCCGCTGCCTACGCCGACAAAAACCAGCAGCAGGCAGGCAAGCAAGTCCTAGCGATTGGTGAAGCGGTGCTGTTTTCCTGGGGCAGTCGCACGCTGCTCTCGATCAACGCAGAGGGTGCTGGCTTTAGTGCGGCCCAGGATGGCGTGATCGACGTGACGGGGATTGCGCTGTCGCCGCGCCAGCAGCGGGCGGGCGTGCTGCCTGTGCAGACAGTTTTCACTTAG
- a CDS encoding RNA methyltransferase, whose amino-acid sequence MENVVNTGLEQIRIVLVEPAGPLNVGAIARVMKNFGLRQLVLVNPQCDPLSAEARLLAVHAADVLEAAQQVATLSEALTGCQRAVATTGRDRTTLPIRLESPQDCLPWLRSPLADGTLPAAALIFGREDSGLTNAELNLAQRFVQIPTSEAYASMNLAQAVAVCCYELAAGQQSAARRPQAGCDHGTDQVIDQVTDQAIDQAIDKIDKAEVSRRNPHSSATPIASLDTLEAYFNQLEALLLDIGYLYPHTAASRMEKFRRLFLRAQLSEPEVAMLRGVLSQMKWAIGRGSGEVRE is encoded by the coding sequence GTGGAAAACGTTGTGAATACTGGGCTGGAGCAGATTCGCATTGTGCTGGTGGAACCCGCCGGGCCGCTGAATGTGGGGGCGATCGCCCGCGTCATGAAAAACTTTGGGCTGCGGCAGTTGGTGCTGGTCAACCCCCAGTGCGACCCACTCAGCGCCGAAGCGCGGTTGCTGGCTGTCCACGCGGCCGACGTGCTGGAAGCCGCCCAACAGGTTGCAACGCTATCGGAAGCGCTGACGGGCTGCCAGCGAGCAGTTGCCACGACCGGGCGCGATCGCACCACGCTGCCCATTCGCCTGGAATCTCCCCAAGACTGCCTGCCCTGGCTGCGATCGCCCCTAGCTGACGGCACTTTGCCCGCCGCCGCCCTCATCTTCGGCCGCGAAGACTCTGGACTCACCAACGCCGAACTTAACCTGGCCCAGCGCTTCGTGCAAATTCCCACCAGCGAAGCCTATGCCTCCATGAACCTGGCCCAGGCCGTCGCCGTCTGCTGTTATGAACTGGCCGCAGGTCAACAGTCCGCCGCCCGCCGCCCGCAGGCAGGCTGTGACCACGGAACCGATCAAGTCATCGATCAAGTCACCGATCAAGCTATCGATCAAGCCATCGACAAAATCGACAAAGCAGAGGTAAGCAGGCGCAACCCCCACTCCTCCGCTACTCCTATCGCCTCCCTCGACACCCTAGAAGCCTACTTTAACCAGCTCGAAGCATTGCTGCTCGACATTGGCTACCTCTACCCGCACACCGCCGCCAGCCGCATGGAAAAATTTCGCCGCCTGTTCCTGCGGGCCCAGCTTTCAGAGCCAGAGGTGGCGATGCTGCGGGGCGTGCTGAGCCAGATGAAGTGGGCGATTGGGCGGGGGAGTGGTGAAGTTAGGGAATAA
- a CDS encoding hemolysin family protein — protein sequence MLPLLTVTLFVICGSALCSCTEAALLSMPILKVRQLAQSSNRASAKALLAIREKMNRPIATLVIFNNLFNILGSIVIGSLAASVLNSAMIGVFSGVLTFLIIIFGEILPKTIGERNAESISLLVAIPLTLLTRVFTPVVLLLEKVTAPFVSGNHRPTTNEAEIQLLTTIGRDEGVIEDDEAEMIRRVFALNDATAGKLMTPRVAITYLEGEQTLEACKPDIIDSQHNRLLVIGETIDDVLGIALRHELLTALIEGRGDRPISSFVRKAWFVPTSLRADRLLRSFQTSREHLAVVVDEYGGVAGVITLEDVLEVITGEIVDETDYIIDMQDVARRRRARILNENPSLLD from the coding sequence ATGTTGCCGCTGCTGACTGTCACGCTGTTTGTCATTTGTGGTTCTGCGCTTTGTTCTTGCACCGAGGCAGCCCTGCTGTCGATGCCGATCCTCAAAGTGCGGCAACTGGCGCAGTCTTCTAACCGGGCTTCTGCCAAGGCGCTGCTGGCGATTCGAGAGAAGATGAATCGGCCGATCGCCACGCTGGTGATTTTCAACAACCTGTTCAACATTCTGGGAAGCATCGTCATCGGCTCACTGGCTGCGTCTGTGCTGAACAGCGCAATGATTGGCGTTTTTTCTGGCGTTTTAACGTTTCTGATCATCATTTTTGGGGAAATCTTGCCGAAAACCATCGGCGAGCGCAACGCCGAAAGCATTTCCCTGCTGGTTGCCATTCCGCTCACCTTGCTGACGCGCGTGTTTACGCCCGTGGTGCTGCTGCTGGAGAAGGTGACGGCTCCGTTTGTCAGTGGCAACCATCGCCCCACAACCAATGAAGCGGAAATTCAGCTTTTGACCACCATTGGCCGCGACGAAGGCGTGATCGAAGACGACGAAGCCGAGATGATTCGCCGTGTGTTTGCGCTCAATGATGCCACGGCGGGCAAGCTGATGACCCCCCGCGTGGCGATTACGTATCTGGAAGGAGAGCAGACGCTCGAAGCCTGTAAGCCCGATATTATTGACTCGCAGCACAACCGTCTGCTGGTGATTGGGGAGACGATTGACGATGTGCTGGGGATTGCGCTGCGGCATGAACTGCTGACGGCGCTGATTGAGGGGCGGGGCGATCGCCCCATTTCTTCCTTTGTCCGCAAAGCCTGGTTTGTGCCGACGAGCCTGCGGGCCGATCGCCTGCTGCGGTCATTTCAAACCAGCCGCGAACATCTGGCCGTGGTGGTCGATGAATATGGGGGCGTGGCGGGCGTGATTACGCTGGAAGATGTGCTGGAAGTCATTACGGGTGAAATCGTGGATGAAACCGATTACATCATCGACATGCAAGATGTGGCCCGTCGCCGCCGCGCCCGCATTTTGAATGAAAATCCGAGCCTGCTAGACTGA
- a CDS encoding GntR family transcriptional regulator translates to MVEFHIQPDGEIPASTQLYNQIRFAIASRQFPPGQRLPSTRALAMQTGLHRNTISKVYRMLEDDGIVDAKAGAGIFVKSQGDEGHTKGNQSPVLAKHPQAYKLVQKSLDELLNQGCSLSQARELFLAEIDWRLRCSARVLVTAPGYDIGAGELMVRELQQALQIPVQLVPMEELASVLDQARGGTVVTSRYFIGEAEAIASPKSVRVIPVDIYDYGKELKLMKGLPKDTCIGFVSLSSGILRAAEVIIHSLRGEELLIMTAKADDAYKLGAMVRSAQVIICDQASLPSVKAAIQLSRDHIIRPPKIECCENYIGEKSISLLKRELGLE, encoded by the coding sequence ATGGTCGAGTTTCATATCCAGCCCGACGGCGAAATCCCCGCCTCTACCCAGCTTTACAACCAGATCCGCTTTGCGATCGCCTCCCGCCAGTTTCCCCCCGGACAGCGGCTCCCCAGCACCCGCGCCCTGGCCATGCAGACCGGGCTACACCGCAACACCATCAGCAAGGTCTACCGGATGCTGGAGGACGACGGCATTGTAGATGCCAAGGCGGGTGCGGGCATCTTTGTTAAATCCCAAGGCGACGAAGGCCACACCAAAGGCAACCAATCGCCCGTGCTAGCCAAACATCCCCAGGCCTACAAGCTGGTGCAAAAAAGCCTGGATGAACTGCTCAACCAGGGCTGTTCCCTCAGTCAGGCGCGGGAGCTATTTCTGGCAGAAATCGACTGGCGGCTGCGGTGCAGTGCGCGGGTGCTGGTCACGGCTCCGGGCTACGACATCGGCGCGGGGGAACTCATGGTGCGCGAACTCCAGCAGGCGCTGCAAATCCCTGTCCAACTGGTGCCGATGGAGGAGTTGGCAAGTGTGCTGGATCAGGCGCGGGGCGGCACAGTGGTCACCAGTCGCTATTTCATTGGCGAAGCAGAGGCGATCGCCTCTCCCAAATCCGTCCGCGTCATCCCGGTCGATATCTACGACTACGGCAAAGAGCTAAAGCTGATGAAAGGACTCCCAAAAGACACCTGCATCGGCTTCGTCAGCCTTAGTTCCGGCATTCTGCGAGCAGCCGAAGTCATCATTCACAGCCTGCGGGGCGAAGAACTGCTGATCATGACCGCCAAGGCAGACGATGCTTACAAGCTGGGCGCAATGGTTCGCAGCGCCCAGGTCATCATCTGCGACCAGGCCAGCCTGCCCAGCGTCAAAGCCGCCATCCAGCTTTCCCGCGACCACATCATTCGTCCACCCAAAATCGAATGCTGTGAAAACTACATTGGTGAAAAATCCATCAGTTTGCTCAAGCGAGAATTAGGACTAGAATAG
- a CDS encoding calcium-binding protein: protein MATIIGSQFNDNDTVNGIPLIFRRRLVGTLLNDSIFGLAGNDILEGLAGNDLLDGGTGNDTMRGGIGNDTYIVDAPGDVVIELAGQGIDEVRSSISYTLPLNVENLMLLGTANINGTGNALNNVINGNSGNNFLFGLAGNDTLNGGDGNDYLDGGTGNDTMNGGFGDDTYIVDSAGDVAGEVAGGIDLVIASVSHTLSLNLENLNLSGVANINGTGNAKDNIINGNAGNNFLFGLAGNDTINGGAGNDYLDGGAGIDTLRGGAGNDTYIVDSASDVVVELAGQGIDEVRSFVSHTLSANVENLTLLGAANINGTGNTLNNIINGNAGNNFLFGLAGNDIINGGAGNDYLDGGVGIDTLRGGAGNDTYIVDSASDVVVELAGQGIDEVRSFVSHTLSANVENLTLLGAANINGTGNDLNNVINGNAGNNFLFGLAGNDTLNGGDGNDLLSGGLGNDTMNGGFGDDTYIVDSLGDVAAEVAGGIDLVIASVSHTLSANLENLNLSGVANINGTGNFRDNVINGNSGNNVLSGLGGNDTLVGGSGSDTLLGGDGNDRLRGGTTANNAGERDIMTGGLGADTFELGNSAGSYYLNTVGNSYASITDFSAFQLDKFQVKGALSQYRLDKTRSLEGGAALDTLIYRGNDLIAVVRDTTNVLLGRDFVVV from the coding sequence ATGGCCACTATCATCGGCTCTCAATTCAATGACAACGACACCGTCAACGGGATTCCTCTAATTTTCAGACGGCGTTTAGTCGGCACCCTACTTAACGATTCCATCTTTGGATTAGCAGGCAACGATATCTTAGAAGGACTTGCAGGTAACGATCTACTCGACGGCGGCACAGGCAACGACACCATGCGCGGCGGTATTGGAAATGATACCTACATCGTCGATGCGCCCGGCGATGTTGTGATTGAATTAGCCGGACAAGGCATTGATGAAGTCCGCTCCTCTATTAGCTACACCCTCCCCCTAAACGTCGAAAACCTGATGCTGCTGGGCACTGCCAACATCAACGGCACAGGCAACGCCCTGAACAACGTCATCAACGGCAACAGCGGCAACAACTTCCTGTTTGGCCTAGCAGGCAACGACACACTCAACGGCGGCGATGGGAATGACTACCTCGATGGCGGGACAGGTAATGACACGATGAATGGTGGTTTTGGAGATGACACCTACATCGTAGACTCGGCAGGCGACGTGGCGGGTGAAGTGGCGGGCGGTATCGACCTAGTGATTGCCTCCGTCAGCCATACGCTCTCCCTCAACCTGGAAAACCTGAACCTGAGTGGTGTTGCGAATATCAACGGCACAGGCAACGCCAAAGATAACATCATCAACGGCAACGCAGGCAACAACTTCCTGTTTGGTCTGGCAGGCAATGACACCATCAACGGCGGCGCTGGCAACGACTATCTCGATGGCGGCGCGGGCATCGACACCTTGCGCGGCGGCGCTGGCAACGACACCTACATTGTCGATTCTGCCTCAGACGTGGTGGTTGAACTCGCCGGGCAAGGGATTGATGAAGTCCGCTCCTTCGTCAGCCATACCCTCTCTGCCAACGTTGAAAACCTGACGCTGCTGGGTGCTGCCAATATCAACGGCACGGGCAACACACTGAATAACATCATCAACGGCAACGCAGGAAACAACTTCCTGTTTGGTCTGGCAGGCAACGACATCATCAACGGCGGCGCTGGCAACGACTATCTCGATGGCGGTGTGGGCATCGACACCTTGCGCGGCGGCGCTGGCAACGACACCTACATCGTCGATTCTGCCTCAGACGTGGTGGTTGAACTGGCCGGGCAAGGGATTGATGAAGTCCGCTCCTTCGTCAGCCATACCCTGTCTGCCAACGTCGAAAACCTAACGCTGCTGGGTGCTGCCAATATCAACGGCACGGGCAATGATCTGAACAACGTGATCAACGGCAACGCTGGCAACAACTTCCTGTTTGGTCTGGCAGGTAACGACACGCTCAACGGTGGGGATGGTAACGACTTGCTGAGTGGTGGTCTGGGGAATGACACCATGAACGGCGGCTTTGGCGACGACACCTACATCGTCGATTCACTGGGCGACGTGGCGGCTGAGGTGGCAGGCGGTATCGACCTAGTGATTGCCTCCGTCAGCCACACGCTCTCTGCCAACCTTGAGAACCTGAACCTGAGTGGTGTTGCCAATATCAACGGCACAGGCAATTTCCGAGACAACGTGATCAACGGCAACAGCGGCAATAACGTGCTGAGCGGTCTGGGCGGCAACGATACCCTAGTAGGCGGATCTGGGTCGGATACGCTGCTGGGCGGCGACGGCAACGATCGACTGCGCGGCGGTACGACGGCTAACAATGCAGGTGAACGGGACATCATGACCGGTGGATTGGGGGCAGACACGTTTGAACTGGGCAACAGCGCGGGTTCCTACTATCTGAACACGGTGGGCAACTCCTACGCCAGCATCACCGACTTCAGCGCGTTCCAGTTGGACAAGTTCCAGGTCAAGGGTGCGCTGAGCCAGTATCGACTGGACAAGACCCGCAGCCTGGAAGGTGGGGCAGCCCTAGACACGCTGATCTATCGTGGCAACGACCTGATTGCGGTGGTACGCGATACGACCAATGTGCTGCTAGGACGCGATTTCGTGGTGGTGTGA
- a CDS encoding class II aldolase/adducin family protein codes for MIQPNLPQPPTFERVEDERLHRKQRLAAAFRLFARYGFDEGVAGHITARDPEHPDHFWVNPFGMYFGHIRVSDLLLVNHKGEVVEGSRPVNAAAFAIHSQVHQARPDVVAAAHAHSLYGKAWASLGRLLDPLTQDACSFYDDHALFDDYTGVVLDLSEGQRIGRVLGDRKAVILRNHGLLTVGHSVDEAAWWFITMDRTCQAQLMAEAVGKPVAIPHEVASLTYSQVGTHFMGWFCFQSLYDKIVWEEPDLLE; via the coding sequence ATGATCCAACCCAACCTGCCGCAGCCGCCTACATTCGAGCGTGTTGAGGACGAACGCCTACACCGCAAGCAGCGCCTCGCGGCCGCCTTTCGTCTGTTTGCCCGCTACGGCTTCGATGAGGGCGTGGCAGGACACATTACTGCCCGCGATCCGGAGCATCCCGATCACTTCTGGGTGAATCCATTTGGGATGTATTTCGGGCACATTCGCGTATCGGATCTGCTGCTGGTGAACCATAAGGGCGAGGTGGTAGAGGGAAGCCGCCCTGTCAACGCGGCCGCCTTTGCGATTCACTCGCAGGTTCATCAGGCACGTCCTGATGTGGTGGCTGCTGCCCATGCCCATTCGCTCTATGGCAAGGCCTGGGCCTCCCTTGGCCGCCTGCTCGACCCGCTGACGCAGGATGCCTGCTCGTTTTATGACGACCATGCGCTGTTTGATGACTATACGGGCGTGGTGCTGGACTTGTCGGAAGGGCAGCGGATTGGGCGAGTGCTGGGCGATCGCAAAGCGGTGATTCTCCGCAACCACGGGCTGCTGACCGTTGGGCACTCGGTCGATGAAGCGGCGTGGTGGTTCATCACGATGGATCGCACCTGTCAGGCGCAACTGATGGCCGAAGCCGTCGGCAAACCTGTCGCTATTCCCCACGAAGTCGCCAGCCTCACCTACAGCCAGGTCGGGACGCATTTTATGGGCTGGTTTTGCTTCCAGTCGCTCTATGACAAAATCGTGTGGGAAGAGCCAGATTTGCTGGAGTAA
- a CDS encoding S8 family peptidase, which produces MVNPGGGSPGVISPDVRLPRRSQLNQPPAPPLKLNDTVRGHLTLQDWRNLLRGGRFAKDFVIVGGKTERRVEIRLRSQAFDAYLELISDRTGQPLLFGDDLSTRNTNARMVFTPKAGDRYRVRVSSASGGAVGGYTLISTVTSRTPSADGFNFYYGYGRVNAAVAVARVLGALPGAVKREGDRPWLTPSYSPTAGNQNILGQGITVAVIDDGVDLSHPALADNRWANPGEIADNGIDDDGNGLVDDVSGWSFVEGNSQFARYSGEPPGLDHSEHGTHVAGIIAAKGDGGAISGVAPAAKIMALRAIASHTNTGSPQFDDSIAASIIYAVNHGARVINLSLGNYIGDPVMSKTVAALRFAAQQGVVVIAAAGNERETLGAVLPIEPALYAREGLAIAVGALAGDRRMATFSNPAGDRPYPFLVAPGANIYSTGLRGGYVYKSGTSMAAPYVAGVAALMLSANPSLTPASVAAILAETADASGIEVV; this is translated from the coding sequence ATGGTCAACCCCGGCGGGGGGAGTCCTGGGGTCATCAGTCCCGATGTGCGCCTGCCGAGGCGATCGCAGCTGAACCAACCCCCCGCGCCGCCCCTAAAGCTCAACGACACGGTACGAGGCCACCTCACCCTGCAAGATTGGCGAAATCTGCTGCGAGGCGGTCGCTTTGCCAAGGACTTTGTGATTGTGGGTGGCAAGACCGAGCGGCGCGTGGAGATTCGGCTGCGATCCCAGGCGTTTGATGCTTACCTGGAGCTAATCAGCGATCGCACGGGCCAGCCTCTTCTATTTGGCGACGACCTGAGTACGCGCAACACCAATGCTCGTATGGTGTTTACCCCGAAGGCGGGCGATCGCTACCGGGTGCGCGTAAGCAGCGCGTCTGGTGGGGCAGTGGGTGGCTATACGCTGATCAGCACAGTGACCAGCCGCACGCCGTCTGCGGACGGATTCAACTTCTACTATGGCTATGGCCGGGTGAACGCAGCGGTGGCGGTCGCGCGGGTCTTGGGGGCGTTGCCAGGGGCGGTGAAGCGGGAGGGCGATCGCCCCTGGCTCACCCCCAGCTACAGTCCCACCGCAGGCAACCAAAACATTCTGGGACAGGGCATCACGGTTGCCGTGATTGACGACGGGGTGGATTTGTCTCACCCGGCACTGGCAGACAATCGCTGGGCAAATCCGGGCGAAATTGCCGACAACGGCATCGACGACGACGGCAACGGGCTAGTTGATGATGTCTCTGGCTGGAGCTTTGTGGAGGGCAACAGCCAGTTTGCCCGCTATAGTGGCGAACCCCCTGGATTGGACCATAGCGAACACGGCACCCACGTCGCCGGAATTATCGCCGCCAAGGGAGATGGGGGTGCTATTTCTGGTGTTGCCCCGGCTGCAAAAATTATGGCGCTGCGGGCGATCGCCAGCCACACCAACACGGGCAGTCCCCAGTTTGACGACTCCATTGCCGCCAGCATCATCTATGCCGTCAACCACGGCGCACGAGTGATCAACCTCAGCCTGGGCAATTACATTGGTGATCCTGTCATGAGCAAAACGGTTGCGGCGCTGCGGTTTGCTGCTCAGCAGGGCGTGGTCGTGATTGCGGCGGCGGGCAATGAGCGCGAAACCCTGGGTGCTGTGCTGCCGATCGAACCCGCGCTGTATGCCAGAGAGGGACTGGCGATCGCCGTGGGGGCGCTGGCGGGCGATCGCCGCATGGCCACCTTCTCGAACCCAGCGGGCGATCGCCCTTATCCGTTTTTGGTCGCTCCCGGTGCAAATATCTACTCCACCGGGCTGAGAGGCGGGTATGTCTACAAATCCGGCACATCAATGGCGGCTCCCTATGTCGCGGGCGTAGCGGCACTCATGCTCAGCGCCAACCCCAGCCTGACTCCCGCATCAGTAGCGGCAATTCTAGCGGAAACGGCTGATGCGTCAGGAATTGAAGTCGTTTAA